The following nucleotide sequence is from Mytilus edulis chromosome 13, xbMytEdul2.2, whole genome shotgun sequence.
TACTTTCCGTCTTAGACACATCGATTTGGATGCCTTTTACCTTGTCAGTTGTTTCACGTTTCAATTGTTCTATTCCAGAATTTGTTAAGCATCCTGCGAAAACATTAAATCCAAGTTCATCTAGTCTCTTTGCTAACATATTACCGAAACCAGAGTCGCAACCAGTAATAAATATGTATCGATTATTGAAATTATCGATGTTTTGGGTATTTCGAAACCATCGATATGTCAACCAGACAACAATCAAGGATACAACAATTAGCAACATCATCTGAAATGAAATAACACATATAATATTTAAGAACCTTGACCTTTTTAATTCAAAAACCGTATAAACACTGAGAAATTTCACGAGATAATTTTCTGTTCTCGTGATTTTAGTTCCGATCGGTGTTGGTTATATTTGAAAATAGGagccaaaacaaaaataatgattttaaacgTTTTCTTCAATAGAAAATGACTGAAAGGAAAACTCTCGATGTTTTGGTTTAGTTTATGCAAGCAATTACAAAATTAACACAAAGACAAACTATACAGTATACGTTATCATGCGTTgacctaaataaaggcaacagtagtataccgctgttagaaattcataaatcgattgaggaaaaaataacaaatccgggttacaaactaaaacttgagggaaacatatcaaatataagagtagAACAAATAaccaacagaaacacaacactcaAATGAACACACACAGGATCGAACCATaacataacaatggccattttcctgacatggtacaggacatTACAAgacaaaatggttggttgaatccgatggttttgtggctagtcaaacctcccgcttttatgaccatgttatatattacatttaaataacaacattacatgacatgactacaatacaaataaattggagaacatacAGGACATACAAATAACAGTATCAAAAGGTTccatgcttataatttaatacgccagacgcgcctttcgtctacataagactcatcagtgacgctcagatcaaaaaagttcgAATGCcaaaacaagtgcaaagttgcagagcattgaggaccaaaggtTCCGAAAGTTTtcccaaatacggctaagataatcagtccgatataaaaaaaaaatcctaagtatttagaataattcttacttttgcaaacagtaaaaaaatgactatatatataatagatatacatgttaacaccgaagtagtgactaactacagaataaattAAAACGAATACGTAAAACTACCTTAATCAAATCAGCACATAAAAAGGCACAGCCGAACAACTTGTCATATATACGACGTTAGCCGAAAAGATCACACAAATTAAAGTGAcgtattaatataaaataacaacatGAATATTTAGACAGTAAAGAAAATTGTTAAAGGTTCGAGTCAACAATGAACAACATCCATACCACATAACAAGTTAGTATAGTCAAAGAGAAAACCCTTCATCGATTTAAACTACTTACCATGAGCGAAATGACAATTATAGCAGACaccaacaaacatgacaaatgtctACCACTAAGAAATAAGTCTTGCTTGTAGCTCTTGTGACAGAAATAAACATGTGTGTGAGTGCTCACTTTTTTCACAAAAACGAATACGATTTGCAATCTGAACTAGAAATTGTGTCAGTCCTGATTAATAAGGTTAAAAGCAAAAACTACACAATTTGAATATAGTCATTCACAAAAGTTTGAACCGGATGAAATGataatatataaaagagggacgaaagataccagagggacagtcaaactcataaatcgataataaactgacaacgccatggctaaaaatgaaaaaaagacaaacagacaaacaatagtacacatgaaacaacatggaaaactaaagaataagcaacacgaacttcaCAAAAAACTAGGGATAATCTTATGTGCTTCGAaaggggtaagcagatcctgctccacatgttgcacccgtcgtgttgcctttgtgataacaaatccggtaaaaagtctaattcggtaggtcacattcatgaaagggaaggggattgtagttacgacacaaggaacatatccgatttcatttgtgaaacggttattcaataacggtcaaccaactcgtgatggcgtctttaaatttacgaagggatgatttcaacttcaccatttggaactcttggtgtaATAGCTTCCTTGAGAGCAGCCaccttctatcaagaaaatcatgataggaaatgaaaccatgggaatatcgtatcaattgggagatatatatcccgtatgtaggtgctgctggaatattgctacttagaaatggaaagttcacaatttgaaagctgaaatcatctcttttgtcgtaaagttttgtttttaaccgaccctcattgtcaatttctagatgtaagtcaaggaatgaggccgacttaactgtatctgtagtatccttatctctagttcgatgggatagatgcgttcaacatagtcaccaaattttgatttatttagtgaaagaacatcatctatatagcggaaagtagagttaaaggatattgctaacttcttatcttcctttctaagaagttcctgtttGAAGGCAGCCTCATAATAAtgaagaaacaagtcggcaagaagaggacACAATttattcccattggaatgccgacagtctgttgaaaaacatgtcctccgaacgtaacagatatgttgttaatcaagaaatcaagtatcttgataatgtcagtttcagagaattttttgtttgaatcagagtgatcctttacaaagtaggatttatccctccgtaagacaagatacttgtatctacgttggccattcttttttatgaaacaaagcaatatcaactctttcaattcgTCTTTTAGTATGCAATgttgaatacttgtgtaaagtgtagaaaagtctaATGTTTTAAttctattacaagatgaaagagagttagttTATATTTACTCTAAAAGATCATTGGaattttaagtatccacatctgattcacgccacctctcgAATAAGCAGTTTTACAATatctttgaagcccgtctttgattgctgataaaatagatgtgaataatttagaatttagaaagaggtttcgtggagcacttggaagacacAGCAAAATACCGTtttttttggttgaaattccaaaggaacatagaacagacctatgattatccaggatttcctctttagtaagtgtcgtgagggtatatgttgagtttccatgTGAATGGtaaatacctaattcgtttatcaagcggttaatgtaatgagttttacaaacaaaaacgatgttgtttggggctttatctgcggggacaagaACATACTTGTCATGGAGGTacgataagtgttttgcaacatttgagtctttaaagattgacgtagcatagGCATTAATAGaaccattcagtttcttaattctgatttgtatcaacgacctcactgccttaagagcatacgatacagttttgaacctgtatttacaagttgatgaaaatttgaatataggctattttttacctgattaaatcaaatatgtcataaaaaatataccttcatgtgctactttttgagtaaaatgaggtcgaaattttgtatatttgctcaaaattcagatttgtgtctgtattttctttttcaaaagaaCGACGTAacttttttgctttaaaagataaacacaaattgttttttgttaaataatcggtaatttctgtattttataagtatcattgaaaattatgtaatttttattccaaaataactctatatttatcaaatgttcatgaatagaggaaaaaacgtcattttttgctgcatgtttatcaaaattaaaaaaaattgcactatttacagttttataaaatttgggtcacataatctccttgcaaaatgaaacaaattgctgtttaaaaaaataggggtccatgtaGTCGTtctcaaattaaatcagtttgaatgataaaaatcagtcgaaaaatgcatcctttcccgatatgtcatagtttgacgtcgcgaaaataacattttacgttagcaacgtcattaccttccctgtaactgtatcgtatgcccttaatccATTCTGAAAGAGTATCTACGACTCCCTTCTCGCGCATAGCCCTTTGCCTGGCAAAAttctcgactgaatccatcaaaattttaaagttgtatttccaattgatggatttaggctcacgatattttggaccttttgataacacatttcgtagggaagtgttattaacaatgttgaggtcaccggtaataacatTTCCAATGCGAATAAATGCACTTTATACAGCCTCTTTCATTGAGGCTAGTATAATTAAGTATCCTTACTAATGTAGGTGAAATCAAGTAACATAAGACTCTCAAATTTCAGATATTATTTGCATATTGTACGTGTAACGATCATCACTTATCAATACACATGCATCATTCAACCATGCATTCATCGTCCATTTTCTGTATGGGTGTCGTCCGTACGTGTTAGTATCGTGGGATTGGTCAGTTTGAAATATAGAggatatataaacatatataatttagGATCAGATTTAAAACGACTGACAAACATAAATATTACTAAATTAGGTATGGTTGTTGTCTGATCAgcaaaatattctgaataaaattgagaaaggaaatggtgaatatgtcaaagcgacaaccacccgaccatagagcaaacaacagccgaaggcaaccaatgggtcttcaatgtagcgagaattcccgcacccgtaggtgtccttcagctggcccctaaaatatgcataatagtacagtgataatggacgtcatactaaactccgaattatacacaagaaactaaaaattaaaatcatacaagactaacaaaggccagaggctcctgacttgggacaggcgcaaaattgcggcggggttaaacatgtttatgagatctcaaccctccccctatacctctagccaatgtagaaaagtaaaagaataacaatacgcacattaaaattcagttcaagagaagtccgagtctgatgtcaaaagatgtaacaaaagaaaataaataaaatgacaataatacataaataacaacagactactagcagttaactgacatgccagctccagacctcaattaaactgattgaaagattatgtcttcatcatatgaagtCTGATTTGAATGCAAACTTTACACACATGCACACATATGTGtatattatacataataacttTAATTCAAGTGTCCAAATTCAGGTATTTAAAATCCTcaattcaatataaatatatatcctaCCTTagttatttacaaaaatacgggTGTTGCTGATAAGATTATAAATACGAAGCGTACTAGTTTGTGACATTTAAATCTGATATTAATCGTCATTATCTCTTCTATTTTTGGCTTTCTCTCCTTTTTTTCGTGAACTGTTTCAAAAAATTAACCGCTATATTTTGCTGTAAATCACAAGAAGGGTGATGGGTTTTTTCTTGTCTGAACACACCGAAATTGAGTCGTGAGAGGTTTCAAAtcattgaaatatttaataaaaaaaaagaagatttttgaagTTATTTTCAACTTATCTATTCAACAAAAATGACTTAACTCTTtaaagtaattttattattttagaacGTTTACAATTCTTTATGAAATCAGAGGAAAGCGTCTGATTTAGTCGTTCCACCTTTATGTGTAAttgtgtatataaaaataaggggatgaggtatgattgcaaataagacaaataTTCATCAAAGTTCAAATGGAATGGATTTGAGAACTAATAGGCAACTGTACGAAtataaccaggaagatttggacAATTGGGACTTAGAATTAAAGCCAATTCAGACAATATGTTTTAAGTGCTAAAGTGACAATTTGTTAATCCGCCTATCTAtccttttatatttctttgtgtttaattaattctattgttaaatatatgtttgtcgtAATGAAAATCACTCTGACGatgacaagttaatccgttgGACACTAATCCTTTGCTATAGAAACTGTCTTCTTTATATGTTTCACTGATGAggattatgtagacgaaacgcgcgtctagcgtactaaattataatcctggtacctttgataactatttgtatgTTATTATGTGGTCAGTTtaggtcttaggtctggtactgtccggaccttgctaataaagtttaaagtattggtattccgtctttgAATTACTATAACACGGAAAAACTCCCGGTtatacggacttcaacaatgagaaaattccTATATTGTGTAGTCAGTTATAAGAGTCccaaacatgaaaaatatttttaaaaataagaagcaatatattcaattgagaaaactaacggcccagCTAATTTATAAGcttattttaaagataaacaatTACTGCTGACGTGTTGTTGTTAGTCaacaaataattgtaaacatTTCAAAAGTTTGAGTCCTTAATGTTtttcaactttgttctttatttggccttaaattttgaatgtttaaTGTGATTGATGAGatttttgtggacgaaacgcgcgtctaaccACAAAACAATAAGTCTAGCTGGTACCTTTTTGGAGTATCTGTGCATATATTTCTTTCTTCTTATTGTTTGTCAGAATTTGTATTTTCCAACTTAATTGCATATGTACCGTAATTCCTTATATTCTTAATACTGCAGTATTaccttttttttatcattatattttaaatgtCTAATATTTGAGTTTTCAAAAACCAATGAcaagaactatttttttttatattaacacatTTAGTTGGAATCTTGCCAGTTTGTATTACTACCAATACAAATGCTGATGAACTGCAACGGACACACAAAGGCGTCAACATTCCAACAATTCTTAATTGTAATATAAGTATGGAGCTCcgtaatttcaaaatttcattttggaattCTTAATTTGTAGCAGTACATGTACTGGCGCAAATCAGTAAATAAAAGTCTGAAAATTGCAACTCTAAGGCGTTTTTATGGTAAAGTTTATGATTATCTGCATATGATTTTTCATTGTGATTTATACTGATTCGTCTtctttgccatggcattgtcagctTTTTTTTAGGCATATGAGTTTAACTTTCGCTGTGGTTTTTTCACCTCTCTATTAAAGTTTGCAACTTTTAAAAACTAAACTATGTTATACGAAAAGCATTGATATTCCATACTTGCAACACGTGCATCATTTAGCTGGACACTTGTAAATCTGTAATTTACGGACTTTAGTCAAATTATTTCGGCAACTTTtgcactgctggtggagttttgaTTCCTCGAGAGTATCACCACATATGTGCTAacttgaattatcattgatatagtcatatttataaattaactattaacAAAACATTGTTGTAACTTGTAATACTAAGGCTGTTCtccctcaggaatagattaccgcagctgtatttggcaaaactattaggaattttggttatcaatgctcttcaacttcgtactttatttggcctttttaacttttttggattcgagcgccactgatgagtcttttgcagaagaaacgcgcgtctggtgtaattacaaaatttaaacctggtatttatgatgagtttatttccatgtATAGCAATATTAGAGTATGGTTTGTCCATAGTTTACGAATTGATAATTACTTTAgattattcttcgttgaattcttaaattcgtggttcgctgtgacccacgaaacccacgaaaattggtataccacgaataaaaatgaatccacagtatcctacttttatttacaatgtaCATAGGTACACGTGGTACACTCTTACAAATCAAGAATTGAAAGGTAGAATTTAGACATTTACTGAGTTATATACTTTTGTTTAGGATTTGCAATGATGTTATTTTTACACTTTTGGTTTTCTGGAAAACTGCTGCAGCTTCTCTATTGTATCACTATAGTTATGGTATCACTTGGTATTTGAacttattctttttcttttgacaCCAGCATAAATATTATTCGTGGGAGGGGTTAGTAGTTTAGGTTTAGTGAGAGCTAATTATTTGTTTAGGTAGAGGTAAGTAGTGTAAATTCGCCAGATTTTCATGTGCCTTGTAAGTACTTGTCGAATTCAAACCCTATACatatttcttttgaataaaaattcaaatatgagCAGGATCTGACAAACAATGAACATACTAGCATGACGAGATTACAATGATGATTGACGGAATGAAACACACCTTCATCACATAgggctgataacaaaaaaaaaacaaaaaaaaactgacgAAGCTACAGTCTTAGGACAAACAGTTGCTTGGTACTTCTGTAAAAATCAGCTACATATTACACGCTACttatatatgttttgaattgtataaATACACATAACATTTTGGTGACATGATAATGAAATGAACGgtgttttaattaatttcatttcataaagATGGGAATAAATGAAAAGACGTTAAACAAAAGCACAGCAATTTCCTGATTATGAATTCCGTTCTGCTTGAGGTAATATCGCCGTTCTTGTAAGTAAGTAGTCAGATATCCATTCTGGTAAATTCCATAGAATTCTAAAGATATATTTGACATCATTACCCACCAAGTATCGGTACTTAGGGTATTTTGACGTTAAAGCGTGCACATATGCATTTACAACCAAATGTGTGTGTGGTGAACCTAAATTTGTTATCGTTTTTGTGGTGATATCTTtccctgaaaaaaataaatgataaggTTAATATCTGTATgttcatacaaaaacaaaaacaattgtttttccTTCAGTGGaatttgaccccccccccctgcTGCTATATTATCGTGGCAACACCTACTTTATTGTTAGTAGATACATAGACAACTCGACCAATTAGGATATATAATAACTATAGTTTTCGCTAGTTTTTCTATGGTTGCAACACAGTACATGATGTATACTAGCAAGTAGATGGCCTTGCAGGTCAGCTGTTTTTGCTTTTTCAATAATCTTGAGCCATTCGTATATAAATCACATTTGGTATTTAagtgtattaatatatatatatatatctgaaaagATACATTCTATGTAGATCGTTATTAGTTTCTTATAATGATattctagaaattgacaatgttataaaaacaaaatttgtctTTCGGGTTTTCCCTTCATTACGCCTTTAAAGAAAAGCAATTTATACATAAAAGTTGGTTTCTTGTAAAATAAGTTTACAATACATTtaaaaagataactaagatcatttgaaaaaataaaaatgaataagatcAACTGAAAAAGAACTCAAAACGAGGATAAACTTACATTCCTCTACATAACCTTGACCGTAATACTGTTTCAACTTTGAAGAGATTCCTCCAAAGGAGTTATCAGCAGCTGAACAAAGACGTTCTACATCAATCAAATTTGTCCGGAAAAACCCGGGTTCTAAAATATGAACTGTTACTCCTCTGTTGTATACTTCACGTCTGAAGCAGGAAAAACAccattaaaagcaaataatttatttttatgaaaaattgtatTGATTAAATTCTAAAAATggtataatttagaaaaaaaaatgttctaaataGAAATCAACTACGAGACTAAAAGACCAGAAAAATAAGGGTGTCCCGTAATCTTTCGCCTCTATTTCGTTAttgtctttgaactagctttcagtaacagTAAGTACTCTTGTATTGGTGCTTTATTTCAATTGTTCTAGAGTTACAAATGTAGTGCATTATACCGATTTATTACATCAAGACATCTGCAACAAATATCAAGGCCAAGTTACAGTTTGTTCCTAATGTTGCGCTGTTATACTACGGTAACTGGTTATGAGAGGGGTTCGGCGCTCACTAACAGTTTGTTCCTAATGTTTTGCTGTTATATTACGGTAACTGGTTATGAGAAGGGCTCGGCGCTCACTAGCATGTTTCAAACAAACATATTCTGGATGAGCCTGTACATCATTGGTTGCTGTTGGTTCAGGTCCGTCATATTTGTTTATCGTAAATCGATTtattataaattaggctgttactTTCTcgtataattgttttatatttttcataattggaccttttaaagctgactaacGGTTTGGGTTTTTCTTATCGTTAAAGGCCTACGGTGACACAGAATAGCATAATTATATCTTCGTCATCTGAACTCTAATGGGGATAGTTGTATCATGATTGACAGTAACACCACATTTCAttacttttttcataaaaaaaacagaacTGAGGTTGTAATGCCAAATAGAAGTTATTTTGTTAAAAGTATATACAATATAGAAATAGAAAATTCGAACGGTCTTGATAAATAGCACACTCCTATATCAGGTCTTCAGTTTAAATTGAGACCAAGCTAGTTATATGAATAATCCATTAAGTATGTTGAACGTATCTCACCTCAAAACATCTGAGTATCCCTCAGCTGCGAACTTTGACACTATATATGTAGGATTAGCAGCAGCAATTCGTCCCATCATGCTGGTAATGTTAACTATACGtcctttttcttttataattagaGGCAGAAATATTCTTGTTGTCTCTACCATTCCTAACGTATTGATTTCGAAAGCTGCCTGATAGTCTTTTCTTGTTAACCATTCTACCGGACCTACGTTTCCCGTAATTCCTGCATTGTTCACAACACCCCATAAACCTAGAAttaataaataaagaattaaacTTAACgattaatttgaataaatatttttttctaactaCATGTAcagaaatttcaaattaaaaaaatacaaaaatcaagAATAAAATAAACGGTACCTGAAATTCTAATGCACCTGGTGTGTTTTTTTGACTGTTTCAAAATTTTTCTTCATTGTGATAAGGGCCAGAAGATTTGAAAATCACAAAaccgcatttggggattaaaaggTTTTGCGTTTGCGCGCagattttgattacatttgcgtgCATTTAtcttacagtttttttttaatagcaaaCCGTGGTGGGGGTGTGGGGTGGGGTGGAAAAGTCATTAGAATATGATGAATATTAAACTTTTCGTATCGATAGAATATAATGCAACCAAGTTATCTTGCTTGAATCCCACTTCCACCTCCTCGTGGGTGAGTAGGTGACTTAGACGAACGAAAAGGGTACTTTaacttaaaaataattgaataaatttattaataaaaaaaaggtatTATTACCTGAGCTTACCTGAGTCTACCTGTCAAATaaatgcgcgcaattgtaatcaaaagcttCGCAAaaacgtaatgatttttttagtgcaaatgtaatggtaatgtgcgcaaCGTAATGCACCGACGACTACAAATATCAAAGAGCTGAGAAGTTAATTTTGTGGTTACTTATTCTCCTTATCATATGTGCGATTAACTCGTATAATTCAATGATTACATCCCTTTTCTTGAGTGAGTAgctaatttttcaaattaaaaaaataaatttaacttatcaTTTCAGTTTGTGCAagtacaaaatactaaataaaacACTAACTTagtaattttcaaaaatagatCGTTTGTATCCGTACCTGTGCAAAGGTGTACATTTGCAATGCGGTCGCCGCCAACACAATAATGTATAAGATCAATAAAGATGAATTACATAATACATGCAGTACAACGAAAAACTGTAGTCTTTCTAGGTTAAACATGTCGTTAGAAGTTTATCCTAATGACATTCTAGATCCTGTTCAGATATCTCAAGAACCTGTTTTGTTTACAAATCAATTATGATTTTTCAGCGTTTTTCCACAGTATTCCATGTCTTTTGTGACAAAGtgagaaatttttattttaaatatttgttaatttggCAATACATTTTCAATGTGTAGTGCATCACTATGTTAAGCTTTATGCAATATGGAATACTACACTTACCTGTATCTGAATGCAATGATGACTTGACTGTATTAAATGCATCTTCAATACTCTCAGTCTTAGAAACATCAATTCgaattgtttttactttttcagaAGTTTCAAGTGTTAATTTTTCTTCACCATCCTGTGTTAAACAACCTGCAAACACATTGAATCCAAGACCATCAAGTCTTTTTGCCAGCATGTTCCCAAACCCATTGTCGCATCCTGTTATAAACACATATCGGCTATCGTAATTATCGATAGTGTTCTTATGGCGGAACCATCGATATGTCA
It contains:
- the LOC139501137 gene encoding retinol dehydrogenase 7-like, with the protein product MFSMIIVLPLVILWLTYRWFRHKNTIDNYDSRYVFITGCDNGFGNMLAKRLDGLGFNVFAGCLTQDGEEKLTLETSEKVKTIRIDVSKTESIEDAFNTVKSSLHSDTGLWGVVNNAGITGNVGPVEWLTRKDYQAAFEINTLGMVETTRIFLPLIIKEKGRIVNITSMMGRIAAANPTYIVSKFAAEGYSDVLRREVYNRGVTVHILEPGFFRTNLIDVERLCSAADNSFGGISSKLKQYYGQGYVEEWKDITTKTITNLGSPHTHLVVNAYVHALTSKYPKYRYLVGNDVKYIFRILWNLPEWISDYLLTRTAILPQAERNS